One Micavibrio aeruginosavorus ARL-13 genomic window carries:
- the mrdA gene encoding penicillin-binding protein 2, translating to MSFTRRALLIGAMQGGLMTVLAGRLAWLQVVEGHRYKTLAENNRINVKLLAPSRGLILDRYGVALAENSQNFRALVVPEQTTNLEQVLNTVARLIPLKEGTVQTVLKTAKKSPRFASLEIRDNLSWDEVATIEVNLPDLPGVSIDVGEVRYYPLGEAVAHMIGYVGAVDKADQTTDDPLLKMPGFKIGKTGLEKVLDSELRGRAGAAEVEVNVVGREVRELSRKPGEPGRNVTLTIDSELQDYVRERLSVQRSASAVIMDAKTGAVYAMASVPSFDPNEFSRGLTPETWNRLLADPGVPLNNKAIGGQYPPGSTYKMVTAMAGLESGAITPGRRVFCPGHFNMGDTRFHCWKQGGHGSVDLVTALAQSCDTYFYQVALDIGIDKIGEMANRFGLGVMLDTGLAEERKGLIPTQAWKRSHLGQPWHRGETVVASIGQGYVQATPLQLAVMTARLVNGGHAVMPQLTAMIGDVPVEKKEWPSMGFNPAHLAIVRDGMEHVVMYPRGTAYGSRITIEGMEMAGKTGTSQVRRITKEQRALGIKNEDLPWNHRHHALFVGYAPYNDPRYVVSVVVEHGGGGSAVAAPIAKDLILMAQQRNPAARVVSPDGHGIAPAPIKVNNTTTLNADPADADIEIEDEVAPESEAVTPESEPSPAQGAG from the coding sequence ATGTCGTTTACCCGCCGCGCGCTGCTGATCGGTGCGATGCAGGGCGGGTTGATGACGGTTCTGGCCGGACGGCTGGCCTGGTTGCAGGTGGTCGAAGGGCATCGGTATAAAACGCTGGCTGAAAATAACCGGATTAACGTCAAGCTGCTGGCTCCCTCACGCGGTTTGATTCTTGATCGCTACGGTGTCGCGCTGGCGGAGAACAGCCAGAATTTCCGCGCGCTGGTTGTGCCGGAACAAACCACAAATCTGGAACAGGTTCTCAATACCGTGGCCAGATTGATTCCCTTGAAAGAGGGAACGGTGCAGACGGTTTTGAAAACGGCGAAAAAATCCCCGCGGTTTGCGTCACTGGAAATTCGCGACAATTTGTCGTGGGACGAGGTTGCGACGATTGAAGTCAATCTGCCCGATCTGCCCGGTGTGTCGATTGATGTGGGTGAAGTGCGGTATTATCCGTTGGGTGAGGCCGTTGCGCACATGATCGGTTATGTGGGTGCGGTCGACAAGGCGGACCAGACCACTGACGATCCGTTGTTGAAAATGCCGGGATTCAAAATCGGCAAGACCGGGCTGGAGAAAGTTCTGGACAGTGAATTGCGAGGCCGTGCCGGGGCCGCGGAGGTCGAAGTCAACGTGGTCGGGCGCGAGGTGCGCGAGCTGAGCCGCAAACCGGGCGAGCCAGGGCGTAATGTCACCCTGACCATTGATTCGGAATTACAGGATTATGTGCGTGAGCGTCTGTCGGTTCAGCGTTCCGCCTCGGCGGTCATTATGGATGCGAAAACGGGGGCGGTGTATGCCATGGCCTCGGTTCCGTCTTTTGACCCGAATGAATTCAGCCGGGGGCTGACCCCGGAAACGTGGAACCGCCTGTTGGCCGATCCGGGTGTACCGCTGAACAACAAGGCCATCGGCGGGCAGTACCCTCCGGGATCGACCTATAAAATGGTGACGGCCATGGCCGGTCTGGAAAGCGGCGCGATTACGCCGGGGCGCCGTGTATTTTGCCCCGGCCATTTCAATATGGGCGATACGCGGTTCCATTGCTGGAAACAGGGCGGGCACGGCAGTGTTGATCTGGTGACGGCGCTGGCGCAATCCTGTGACACGTATTTTTATCAGGTCGCGCTGGATATCGGCATCGACAAGATTGGCGAAATGGCCAATCGTTTTGGTCTGGGCGTGATGCTGGATACCGGATTGGCCGAAGAACGCAAAGGTCTGATTCCGACACAGGCCTGGAAGCGGTCCCATCTGGGCCAGCCATGGCATCGGGGGGAAACGGTTGTCGCCTCGATCGGACAAGGATATGTACAGGCAACGCCGTTGCAACTGGCCGTGATGACGGCGCGGTTGGTGAATGGTGGCCACGCGGTAATGCCGCAATTAACGGCCATGATCGGCGATGTTCCGGTTGAGAAGAAAGAATGGCCGTCCATGGGATTTAATCCGGCGCACCTGGCGATCGTGCGTGACGGGATGGAACATGTTGTCATGTATCCGCGTGGCACGGCCTATGGTTCCCGCATCACGATCGAGGGCATGGAGATGGCCGGCAAAACCGGAACATCCCAGGTTCGCCGGATTACCAAGGAACAGCGGGCGCTGGGCATCAAGAACGAAGATCTGCCCTGGAACCACCGACACCATGCGTTGTTCGTCGGGTATGCCCCCTATAATGATCCACGTTATGTTGTTTCGGTCGTTGTCGAGCATGGCGGCGGTGGTTCGGCGGTGGCCGCACCGATCGCCAAAGATCTGATTTTGATGGCGCAACAGCGCAATCCGGCGGCGCGGGTTGTATCGCCCGACGGGCATGGGATTGCCCCAGCGCCCATCAAGGTGAACAACACCACGACACTGAACGCAGATCCGGCGGATGCCGATATTGAAATTGAGGACGAGGTTGCGCCGGAATCCGAAGCCGTCACACCCGAAAGCGAACCATCACCAGCGCAGGGGGCGGGATAA